The following proteins come from a genomic window of Acetivibrio cellulolyticus CD2:
- a CDS encoding putative glycoside hydrolase, with translation MKKGIVRSISLSILVCVIASLLFACNSTNVTLVTQDQNQPTVTPNSTAVQSTNGNVVAESTPTSTAENLNANQKKIKAKGLYLTGSSAASRLDHYIELANTTEINSYVIDLKDDYGIVSYDSKVPLASEIGAIEKLFNIDTLIKKLHENNIYAIARIVCFKDPILAKAKPEMAIKNTQGGLYVHNKMNWVNPYNKDAWQYNIDLAKEALAKGFDEVQFDYIRFPDGKKSQMVFDGKDDRELYEVVNDYLAYARQELPNAIISGDVFAIILESPGDTEGIGQYFEYIGKDLDYLCPMAYPSHYANGQIINNVKFPKPDLDPYGVIKNTLLKAKSRYEKVQGDKPILRTYLQDFTATWIGAGNWQYYEDEQIRQEIQAVYDAGYEEWFLWDPMNKYREGAFKKE, from the coding sequence ATGAAAAAAGGCATTGTAAGAAGCATATCGCTGTCGATTTTAGTGTGTGTAATTGCATCATTATTGTTTGCTTGTAACTCAACCAATGTAACCCTTGTAACTCAAGATCAAAATCAACCTACTGTTACCCCAAATTCTACTGCAGTACAATCAACTAATGGTAATGTTGTCGCTGAAAGTACGCCAACAAGTACCGCTGAAAATTTGAATGCAAATCAAAAGAAAATTAAGGCTAAAGGCTTATATTTAACTGGCTCATCAGCGGCGTCAAGGCTGGATCACTATATTGAGCTTGCAAATACTACAGAGATAAACAGCTATGTAATTGACCTTAAGGATGACTATGGTATTGTAAGCTATGACTCTAAAGTTCCTTTGGCATCTGAAATAGGTGCAATCGAAAAGCTCTTTAATATTGATACACTTATAAAGAAATTACACGAGAATAATATCTATGCCATAGCGAGGATTGTGTGCTTTAAAGACCCTATATTGGCAAAGGCCAAGCCTGAAATGGCAATAAAGAATACACAGGGCGGGCTTTATGTTCACAACAAAATGAACTGGGTAAATCCATATAACAAGGATGCATGGCAGTATAATATAGATCTTGCAAAAGAAGCTCTTGCAAAAGGCTTTGATGAAGTACAGTTTGACTATATCAGATTTCCTGATGGAAAGAAGAGCCAGATGGTTTTTGATGGCAAGGATGATAGAGAGCTATATGAAGTTGTAAACGACTACCTGGCTTATGCAAGACAGGAGCTTCCAAATGCGATAATATCGGGTGATGTATTCGCGATTATCTTAGAGAGCCCTGGTGATACTGAGGGAATCGGACAATATTTTGAGTATATCGGTAAAGACCTTGATTATTTGTGTCCAATGGCTTATCCATCACACTATGCTAATGGGCAGATAATTAATAACGTTAAGTTCCCAAAGCCTGATTTAGATCCTTATGGAGTAATCAAAAATACACTCTTAAAAGCAAAATCAAGATATGAAAAGGTTCAAGGAGACAAACCGATTTTGAGAACCTATCTGCAGGACTTTACTGCAACATGGATAGGAGCAGGCAATTGGCAATATTATGAGGATGAACAGATTAGACAGGAAATACAGGCTGTGTACGATGCAGGGTATGAAGAGTGGTTCTTGTGGGATCCGATGAACAAATATAGAGAAGGAGCATTTAAAAAGGAATAA